One genomic region from Rhizophagus irregularis chromosome 23, complete sequence encodes:
- a CDS encoding mitochondrial 54S ribosomal protein bL19m gives MFKLSKKFNNPSFSLINHIKRLTNNSQAKTYEPPRSIIIPKQFSTPLINNKNVMEIINYENRNKVPDDRFKLFAKHGKDRIKPGDVLLVESYTSMASIKNPSSSISKSGTSAFAGICISIRRRGVDTNFILRNIILKVGVEQKFFINSPLIKSIKILSRGEGYRRAKLYYLRDQPGKAFQISDLLKRERERKEINSKQNIINNNDNTPAS, from the exons atgtttaaactttcaaaaaaattcaacaacCCTTCATTTTCgttaattaatcatattaagagattaacaaataattctcaag caAAGACATATGAACCTCCAAGATCAATTATAATTCCTAAACAATTTTCAACCCcgttaataaataacaaaaatgtaatggaaataataaattatgaaaatcgaAATAAAGTTCCAGATGatagatttaaattatttgctaaACATGGTAAAGATAGAATTAAACCTGGAGATGTATTATTAGTAGAAAGTTATACATCAATGGCATCAATTAAAAATCCTTCTTCCTCTATAAGTAAGAGTGGTACGTCAGCTTTTGCAGGAATTTGTATAAGTATTAGAAGAAGAGGTGttgatacaaattttattttaaggaatattatattaaaagttggagtagaacaaaaattttttattaattcacctttaattaaatcaattaaaattttatcaagagGTGAAGGTTATAGAAGAgccaaattatattatttaagagATCAACCTGGTAAAGCTTTTCAAATTAGTGATTTACTCAAAAGGGAAAGAGAAAGAAAGGAAATCAAttctaaacaaaatataattaataataatgataatacaCCAGCTagttga